A region from the Azospirillum thiophilum genome encodes:
- a CDS encoding PAS domain-containing sensor histidine kinase: MADDFRDENLDASSQLRAMLDTVPDGIVIIDGRGRIQTFNPACERLFGWTAGEVVGQNVRMLMPSPYQEQHDGYLERYQRTGERRIIGIGREVTGLRKDGTSFPMELSIGEASQDGAPVYIGIIRDLTQARQTEAALREREARLLSILQTVPEAIIVIDEKGLIESFSPAAERLFGYEASEVVGRNISMLMPSPYRDQHDGYLERYQRTGERRIIGIGRVVSGQRRDGSVFPMELAVGEVLLSGQRRFTGFVRDLTERQATERRLQELQAELLHVSRVSAMGQMASTLAHELNQPLTAVINYAKAAKRLMERPETVAKAMEMVDKASAQATRAGQIIRHLRSFIEKGQTHRSVESLNKVVEEAGALALVGAKERGLHVRYDFDSADPRVLVDKVQVQQVILNLVRNAIEAMAQGERRELTIHTGPAPDEPDFRRIAVSDTGPGVPDTVRSQLFQPFVTTKSSGMGLGLSICRSIIEAHGGRLWLETPQTGATFLFTVPLAAPEAGDA; the protein is encoded by the coding sequence GTGGCCGACGACTTCCGGGATGAAAACCTGGACGCTTCATCGCAGTTGCGGGCGATGCTGGACACCGTGCCCGACGGGATCGTCATCATCGACGGCCGCGGACGGATCCAGACCTTCAATCCCGCCTGCGAACGCCTGTTCGGCTGGACCGCCGGCGAGGTGGTCGGGCAGAATGTCAGGATGCTGATGCCGTCGCCCTACCAAGAACAGCATGACGGCTATCTGGAGCGCTACCAGCGCACCGGCGAGCGCCGGATCATCGGCATCGGCCGCGAGGTGACCGGCCTGCGCAAGGACGGCACCAGCTTTCCGATGGAGCTATCGATCGGCGAGGCGAGCCAGGACGGGGCGCCGGTCTATATCGGCATCATCCGCGACCTGACACAAGCCAGGCAGACGGAGGCGGCGCTGCGCGAGCGGGAGGCCCGCCTGCTTTCCATCCTGCAGACGGTCCCCGAAGCCATCATCGTGATCGACGAGAAGGGGTTGATCGAATCCTTCAGCCCGGCGGCGGAACGGCTGTTCGGCTACGAGGCGTCGGAGGTCGTCGGGCGCAACATCAGCATGCTGATGCCGTCGCCCTACCGGGACCAGCATGACGGCTACCTGGAGCGCTACCAGCGCACCGGCGAGCGCCGGATCATCGGCATCGGCCGCGTCGTCTCCGGTCAGCGGCGCGACGGGTCGGTGTTCCCGATGGAGCTGGCGGTGGGCGAGGTCCTGCTGTCGGGCCAGCGCCGCTTCACCGGTTTCGTCCGCGACCTGACCGAACGGCAGGCCACCGAGCGGCGGCTGCAGGAGCTTCAGGCGGAGCTGCTGCATGTCAGCCGGGTGAGCGCCATGGGCCAGATGGCGTCCACCCTCGCGCATGAGTTGAACCAGCCCCTGACCGCGGTGATCAACTACGCGAAGGCCGCCAAACGCCTGATGGAGCGCCCCGAAACGGTGGCCAAGGCGATGGAGATGGTCGACAAGGCGAGCGCCCAGGCCACCCGCGCCGGGCAGATCATCCGCCACCTGCGCAGCTTCATCGAAAAGGGCCAGACCCACCGTTCCGTCGAGTCCCTCAACAAGGTGGTGGAGGAGGCGGGCGCTCTGGCCCTGGTCGGCGCAAAGGAGCGGGGGTTGCATGTGCGGTACGACTTCGATTCCGCCGATCCCCGCGTGCTGGTCGACAAGGTCCAGGTCCAGCAGGTCATCCTCAACCTCGTCCGCAACGCCATCGAAGCGATGGCGCAAGGCGAGAGGCGGGAGCTGACCATCCACACCGGCCCGGCGCCCGACGAGCCGGATTTCCGGCGGATCGCCGTCAGCGACACCGGGCCCGGCGTGCCGGACACGGTGCGCAGCCAGCTGTTCCAGCCCTTCGTCACGACCAAGAGCAGCGGCATGGGGTTGGGCCTGTCGATCTGCCGGTCGATCATCGAGGCCCATGGCGGGCGCCTGTGGCTGGAAACGCCGCAGACGGGCGCCACCTTCCTGTTCACCGTTCCCCTGGCCGCTCCGGAGGCCGGCGATGCCTGA